A genome region from Streptomyces pratensis includes the following:
- a CDS encoding AAA family ATPase → MTEQASAAQSVTPPSWRVFHATGQPPAGDPPELPQPPPWRVFSGTPLQQDPPEDAQSALRRLGTVQQGPQLREEEINAVNAALLLRRPLLITGPPGVGKSTLAYLIARELGLGRVLPWSIVSRTTLRGGLYEYDAIGRAQAIAAWRAGGTSEPGSDTGSAPDLGDFVTLGPLGTALLAYERPRVLLVDELDKSDIDLPNDLLHVLENGSYEIPELVRADVNEVSVFTDDPRGRSVIEAGRVECAEFPVVVITSNGEREFPAAFRRRCLPLEMRPPSREQLVSIVVSHLGRRPEGVDDLVDEFVRRLDGGGTQSVDQLLNAVQLTTAHGFRADSDGRKLIEMLLRDLSKGR, encoded by the coding sequence ATGACCGAGCAGGCCTCGGCAGCGCAGTCCGTCACGCCCCCCTCCTGGAGGGTGTTCCATGCCACGGGGCAGCCCCCCGCGGGGGACCCGCCGGAGCTTCCGCAGCCGCCGCCCTGGCGGGTGTTCTCCGGAACCCCGTTGCAGCAGGACCCTCCCGAGGACGCGCAGTCGGCGCTGCGCCGGCTCGGCACGGTGCAACAGGGACCGCAGTTACGCGAGGAAGAGATCAACGCGGTGAACGCCGCACTGCTGCTGCGCCGCCCCCTGCTGATCACCGGGCCGCCGGGGGTCGGCAAGTCGACCCTCGCCTACCTGATCGCGAGGGAACTGGGACTCGGCCGGGTGCTGCCGTGGAGCATCGTCAGCCGCACCACGCTGCGCGGCGGTCTGTACGAGTACGACGCCATCGGGCGGGCCCAGGCCATCGCCGCCTGGCGTGCCGGGGGCACCTCGGAACCGGGGAGCGACACGGGAAGCGCTCCCGACCTGGGGGACTTCGTGACGCTCGGACCCCTGGGAACGGCTCTGCTCGCGTACGAGCGTCCCAGGGTGCTGCTCGTCGACGAGCTGGACAAGAGCGACATCGACCTGCCCAACGACCTGCTCCACGTCCTGGAGAACGGCAGCTACGAGATTCCCGAGCTGGTGCGGGCCGACGTGAACGAGGTGTCCGTCTTCACCGACGACCCCCGGGGCCGGTCCGTCATCGAGGCGGGCCGGGTCGAGTGCGCGGAGTTCCCGGTCGTCGTGATCACGAGCAACGGCGAACGCGAGTTCCCCGCCGCCTTCAGACGTCGCTGTCTGCCGCTGGAGATGCGCCCGCCCAGCCGCGAACAGCTCGTCTCCATCGTCGTCAGTCACCTGGGCCGGCGCCCTGAAGGCGTCGACGACCTCGTGGACGAATTCGTCAGGCGCCTGGACGGCGGGGGCACCCAGTCCGTCGATCAGCTGCTGAACGCCGTGCAGCTCACCACGGCGCACGGATTCCGGGCCGACAGCGACGGGCGTAAGCTCATCGAGATGCTCCTCCGCGACCTCTCGAAGGGCCGCTGA
- a CDS encoding cytochrome P450 family protein: MNCPHATVVIDPMVQDLDGETEQLRAAAPLARIELLGVPAWTVTRHAEARQLLLDTRLVKDLSAWGLWQSGQVTHAWPLIGMIDAGRSMFTVDGEEHRRLRTKTSQALTPRRLEAIRPDIEKFTERLLDALAEQGEDGAVDLKAVFAQPLPMRVVGLLMGVDESLHPMLTRQYKAFFSMLTPQEERLALLAELDVFYAELVREKTANPTDDLTSALILAEEGGEPLTEEEVVGNLKAMVAAGHETTIGLILNAVRALLAHPDQLRKVLDGEISWETVIEETLRWDTPTTHLLMRFATEDIQVGDQVIARGEGVVISYRAIGRDVTQHGDDADAFDITRQTPIRHMTFGHGPHICPGAALSRVEAGIALPALFGRFPGLRLAVADDEIRKLPVMTQNDMEAFPVLLHG; encoded by the coding sequence GTGAACTGCCCGCACGCGACCGTGGTCATCGATCCCATGGTCCAGGACCTCGACGGTGAGACCGAACAGCTGCGGGCCGCCGCCCCGCTCGCGCGCATCGAACTCCTCGGGGTCCCCGCCTGGACCGTGACCAGGCATGCCGAGGCCCGCCAACTCCTGCTGGACACACGTCTGGTGAAGGACCTGAGCGCCTGGGGCCTCTGGCAGAGCGGGCAGGTCACTCACGCCTGGCCTCTGATCGGCATGATCGATGCCGGGCGCTCCATGTTCACCGTGGACGGCGAGGAGCACCGCCGGCTGCGGACGAAGACCTCCCAGGCGCTCACCCCCCGCCGGCTGGAAGCGATCCGCCCGGACATCGAGAAGTTCACCGAGCGGCTGCTGGACGCGCTCGCAGAACAGGGCGAGGACGGGGCCGTCGACCTCAAGGCCGTGTTCGCCCAGCCGCTCCCGATGAGGGTGGTCGGACTGCTGATGGGAGTGGACGAGTCCCTGCACCCCATGCTGACCCGGCAGTACAAGGCCTTCTTCTCCATGCTCACCCCGCAGGAGGAGCGGCTGGCGCTGCTGGCCGAACTCGACGTCTTCTACGCGGAACTCGTACGGGAGAAGACCGCGAACCCCACCGACGACCTCACCAGCGCGCTGATCCTCGCCGAGGAGGGCGGGGAACCGCTGACCGAGGAGGAGGTCGTCGGCAACCTCAAGGCGATGGTGGCAGCGGGGCACGAGACCACGATCGGGCTCATACTCAACGCCGTGCGCGCGCTGCTCGCCCACCCCGACCAGCTGCGCAAGGTGCTGGACGGTGAGATCTCCTGGGAGACGGTGATCGAGGAGACCCTGCGCTGGGACACACCCACCACACACCTTCTGATGCGGTTCGCCACCGAGGACATCCAGGTGGGTGACCAGGTGATAGCCAGGGGGGAGGGTGTGGTCATCTCCTACCGGGCCATCGGCCGCGACGTCACCCAGCACGGGGACGACGCCGATGCCTTCGACATCACCCGGCAGACTCCGATCCGGCACATGACCTTCGGCCACGGGCCCCACATCTGCCCCGGTGCCGCACTGTCCCGGGTCGAGGCGGGAATCGCGCTGCCCGCGCTGTTCGGACGGTTCCCCGGTCTGAGGCTCGCTGTCGCCGACGACGAGATCCGCAAGCTGCCGGTCATGACGCAGAACGACATGGAGGCCTTCCCCGTTCTGCTCCACGGCTGA
- a CDS encoding cytochrome P450: MTSPSLSAASALGGGCPAHPADAPVPLSGPAFHTEPQALYRTMRHSYGPVVPVELPGGFPAWLVVGYRELHQVTSDGELFPRDVGLWNQWEHIPDDWPLLPMVGRPMPSIYFTAGAEHRRHSELVVPALEAADPFEIQRHCEQLADRLVDGICARGTADLVAEFAEPLPVLVLARLVGFPDAEGADIARVLKDLADGGPGAQEAYGRFGAHMRRLVEAKREAPGDDVTSRMLADPEPFTDEEYALDLMAITAAGHLTTADWISNSLRLMLTEERFADSLSGGHRSVGDAMNEVLWEESPTQILAGRWAVRDTQLGGRTIRAGDMLLLGLGAANTDPLIRQGEMSGGTGLRAGNGAHLAFSHGEYRCPFPAQEIAETIARTAIEVILDRLPDLELAVPAQDLVRRPSAFLRGMNALPVRFAPVQTTGDLL; the protein is encoded by the coding sequence ATGACGAGCCCCTCCTTATCCGCCGCGTCCGCCCTCGGCGGCGGCTGCCCCGCGCACCCCGCCGACGCCCCCGTGCCGCTCAGCGGGCCCGCCTTCCACACCGAACCGCAGGCCCTGTACCGGACCATGCGCCACTCCTACGGGCCCGTGGTCCCCGTCGAGCTCCCCGGCGGCTTTCCGGCCTGGCTGGTCGTCGGCTACCGCGAGCTCCACCAGGTCACCAGCGACGGTGAGTTGTTCCCCCGGGACGTCGGGCTGTGGAACCAGTGGGAGCACATACCGGACGACTGGCCGCTGCTCCCCATGGTCGGACGCCCCATGCCGTCCATCTACTTCACCGCGGGCGCGGAGCACCGGCGGCACTCCGAGCTGGTGGTCCCCGCGCTCGAGGCCGCGGACCCCTTCGAGATCCAGAGGCACTGCGAGCAACTGGCGGACCGGCTCGTCGACGGCATCTGCGCGCGGGGGACCGCGGACCTCGTGGCCGAATTCGCCGAGCCGCTGCCCGTGCTCGTCCTGGCCCGCCTCGTGGGCTTCCCCGACGCGGAGGGGGCGGACATCGCCCGGGTCCTCAAGGACCTGGCCGACGGAGGGCCCGGCGCCCAGGAGGCGTACGGCCGGTTCGGCGCGCACATGCGGCGGCTGGTGGAGGCCAAACGGGAAGCGCCCGGCGACGACGTCACCTCCCGGATGCTCGCCGACCCCGAGCCCTTCACGGACGAGGAATACGCCCTCGACCTGATGGCCATCACCGCGGCAGGTCACCTCACCACCGCCGACTGGATCAGCAACTCCCTGCGACTGATGCTCACGGAGGAACGGTTCGCCGACTCCCTCTCCGGCGGTCACCGCAGTGTCGGTGACGCGATGAACGAGGTCCTCTGGGAGGAGAGCCCCACCCAGATCCTCGCCGGCCGCTGGGCGGTCCGTGACACGCAGCTCGGCGGCAGGACCATCCGTGCCGGGGACATGCTCCTGCTCGGCCTGGGGGCGGCGAACACCGACCCGCTGATCCGCCAGGGCGAGATGTCCGGCGGGACCGGACTCCGCGCGGGCAACGGGGCGCATCTGGCGTTCAGCCACGGAGAGTACCGCTGCCCCTTCCCGGCCCAGGAGATCGCGGAGACCATCGCCCGCACCGCGATCGAGGTCATTCTCGACCGGCTGCCCGATCTCGAACTCGCCGTCCCCGCCCAGGATCTCGTCAGGCGGCCGTCCGCCTTCCTGCGCGGGATGAACGCGCTGCCCGTCCGGTTCGCACCCGTACAGACGACAGGAGACCTGCTGTGA
- a CDS encoding family 43 glycosylhydrolase, translated as MARRLLTLLSALLLALALGQPTPASAAEGRPFTNPVKAQKGADPWISYHDGNYYLVSTSWTDVITMRKSPTLAGLSTAPSVQVWQGDAASRCCNIWAPELHYSGGRWYLYYVAGQNITDYNPTQRVHVLQSAGSDPMGPYTYRNQLGGTWMLDPSVLTVNGAMYLLGSASGGGTQNLVIAPMSNPYTLSGSFSTISTPTYDWEKSGGTVNEGAEVLQRGGKTFIVYSASGCWTPDYKLGQLTLTGSNPLSASSWTKKSTPVLQRNNAAGVYGPGHNGFFNSPDGTESWIVYHANDAASDGCDNGRTARAQKFTWNSDGTPNLGTPVALGTTLPGPSGETAATPTAYTVVSRATGKCLDVSGASTADGADVRQWTCDGSTKQRWRVDDRGDDTSRLVNVASGKVLDTADCSAADGADLRQWSWLDNTCQRFRFVTTEAGGWVRIVNQATGKVADVADCSAADGADVRQWTWLDNTCQQFKLVPVS; from the coding sequence ATGGCCCGTCGCCTACTGACCCTGCTGAGCGCCCTCCTGCTGGCGCTCGCCCTGGGGCAGCCGACGCCGGCGTCGGCGGCCGAGGGGCGTCCCTTCACCAACCCGGTCAAGGCGCAGAAGGGCGCCGACCCCTGGATCTCGTACCACGACGGCAACTACTACCTGGTGTCGACGAGCTGGACCGACGTCATCACCATGCGGAAGTCGCCGACCCTGGCCGGTCTGTCCACCGCGCCCAGCGTGCAGGTGTGGCAGGGCGACGCCGCCTCGCGCTGCTGCAACATCTGGGCGCCCGAACTGCATTACTCGGGCGGCCGCTGGTACCTGTACTACGTGGCCGGCCAGAACATCACCGACTACAACCCCACGCAGCGCGTGCACGTGCTGCAGAGCGCGGGCTCCGACCCGATGGGCCCCTACACGTACAGGAACCAGCTGGGCGGCACCTGGATGCTGGACCCGAGCGTGCTCACGGTCAACGGTGCCATGTACCTGCTGGGCAGCGCGAGCGGCGGCGGCACGCAGAACCTCGTGATCGCGCCGATGTCGAACCCGTACACGCTCAGCGGCTCGTTCTCGACGATCTCCACGCCCACCTACGACTGGGAGAAGTCGGGCGGCACGGTCAACGAGGGGGCCGAGGTGCTCCAGCGGGGCGGGAAGACGTTCATCGTCTACTCCGCCAGCGGCTGCTGGACCCCCGACTACAAGCTGGGCCAGCTCACGCTGACCGGCTCCAACCCGCTCTCCGCGTCCTCCTGGACGAAGAAGTCCACCCCGGTCCTCCAGCGGAACAACGCCGCCGGGGTCTACGGCCCCGGGCACAACGGCTTCTTCAACTCGCCCGACGGCACGGAGAGCTGGATCGTCTACCACGCCAACGACGCTGCCTCCGACGGCTGCGACAACGGGCGTACGGCACGTGCGCAGAAGTTCACCTGGAACTCCGACGGCACTCCGAACCTGGGCACACCCGTCGCCCTCGGCACGACACTGCCCGGGCCCTCCGGTGAGACCGCGGCGACCCCGACGGCGTACACCGTGGTCAGCCGGGCCACCGGGAAGTGCCTGGACGTGAGCGGCGCGTCCACGGCCGACGGGGCCGACGTCCGGCAGTGGACGTGCGACGGCAGCACGAAGCAGCGATGGCGTGTCGACGACCGGGGAGACGACACGAGCAGGCTGGTGAACGTCGCGTCGGGCAAGGTGCTCGACACGGCGGACTGCTCGGCGGCCGACGGCGCCGATCTGCGTCAGTGGTCGTGGCTCGACAACACCTGTCAGCGCTTCCGCTTCGTGACCACCGAGGCCGGAGGCTGGGTGCGCATCGTCAACCAGGCCACCGGGAAGGTCGCCGACGTGGCGGACTGCTCGGCGGCGGACGGCGCCGACGTACGGCAGTGGACCTGGCTGGACAACACCTGCCAGCAGTTCAAGCTCGTGCCGGTCTCCTGA
- a CDS encoding effector-associated domain 2-containing protein: MSGLLGPEEPDGARARLIGALVEFLCVQDFVTDRDQCAQFVSFAAEQLGAEITYQRKNPRSDMLSFLRALLKYEKGLGTLTFTVEVIAGRECAAQLARLAAAAGPDETIAGASPEFTDSAVRDIHRLLADVRRVDDGRLHALLNHELGVDVPYGQTPAQRFDHLCGVNTQADGLPPALVLVEITAFLERPALREGLRAWSDAWAGEAGAEAARALDERRRAIAALPTPDPDVARCLVVMVEPADDSSADIYVRHWVNAAPGYWEPVAGDVRPTTIDRLAGEVERAIGRGQEHWAGMPVTENEPPAQVEFVLPFTLLNHDMARLEMGTWSGDPLPISLSYHVHLRSLERMRAAQKDGYLPLWRERWTQLRNAGVAESYRWHGEEGERLDRWRAKLIANPGLTAVILDVPALPGLGLEALVTAIAQGVGLAAWDRRTDSPDLSGEVLTLLLAHPPSQIPSKVSALRKRAEGMNRDNWSLGKHLALMWDDPNRLIDCEELTA; encoded by the coding sequence GTGAGCGGGCTGCTCGGACCGGAGGAGCCGGACGGAGCCAGAGCGAGACTGATCGGTGCGCTGGTCGAATTCCTGTGCGTCCAGGATTTCGTCACCGACCGTGATCAATGCGCCCAGTTCGTGTCGTTCGCGGCGGAGCAGCTGGGTGCGGAGATCACCTATCAGCGCAAGAACCCACGGTCCGACATGCTGTCCTTCCTCCGGGCCCTGCTGAAGTACGAGAAGGGCCTCGGGACACTGACCTTCACCGTCGAGGTCATCGCGGGCCGTGAGTGTGCGGCCCAGTTGGCCCGGCTCGCCGCCGCGGCCGGTCCCGACGAGACGATCGCCGGTGCCTCACCGGAGTTCACCGACAGTGCGGTGCGGGACATCCACCGGCTGCTCGCCGACGTCCGGCGCGTCGACGACGGCCGTCTGCACGCCCTGCTCAACCACGAACTGGGCGTGGACGTGCCGTACGGCCAGACACCCGCCCAGCGCTTCGATCACCTGTGCGGGGTCAACACCCAGGCCGACGGTCTGCCCCCCGCGCTCGTGCTGGTCGAGATCACCGCGTTCCTGGAGCGGCCCGCGCTGCGTGAAGGGCTCAGGGCGTGGTCGGACGCCTGGGCGGGGGAAGCCGGTGCCGAGGCGGCCCGGGCCCTCGACGAGCGCAGGCGCGCCATCGCCGCGCTGCCGACGCCCGATCCGGACGTGGCACGTTGTCTCGTCGTGATGGTGGAGCCGGCGGACGACAGTTCGGCCGATATCTACGTACGTCACTGGGTCAACGCTGCGCCAGGTTACTGGGAGCCGGTGGCCGGAGATGTGCGTCCCACGACCATCGACCGGCTGGCGGGCGAGGTCGAGCGTGCCATCGGCCGCGGGCAGGAGCACTGGGCCGGCATGCCGGTGACGGAGAACGAGCCGCCCGCCCAGGTCGAGTTCGTGCTGCCGTTCACGCTGCTCAACCACGACATGGCCCGGCTGGAAATGGGCACCTGGAGTGGTGATCCGCTGCCGATCAGTCTTAGCTACCACGTCCATCTGAGGTCTCTCGAACGAATGAGAGCGGCGCAGAAGGACGGATATCTGCCTCTGTGGCGGGAACGCTGGACACAACTCAGGAACGCCGGTGTGGCCGAGTCGTACCGCTGGCACGGCGAAGAGGGGGAGCGGCTCGACCGCTGGCGTGCCAAGCTGATAGCGAACCCAGGCCTGACCGCGGTCATACTCGACGTCCCCGCACTGCCCGGTCTCGGCCTGGAAGCACTCGTCACCGCGATCGCTCAGGGGGTGGGCCTTGCAGCCTGGGACCGCAGAACGGACAGCCCCGACCTGTCGGGCGAGGTGCTGACACTGTTGCTCGCTCACCCGCCCTCACAAATCCCCTCGAAGGTAAGCGCGTTGCGCAAGAGGGCCGAGGGGATGAACCGTGACAACTGGTCCCTCGGGAAGCACCTCGCCCTCATGTGGGATGATCCCAACCGCCTGATCGACTGCGAGGAGTTGACAGCATGA
- a CDS encoding arabinan endo-1,5-alpha-L-arabinosidase — MSRTLRRTLAVLPAAFLLALVPGSASAYPNPGVVNGDIVVHDPSMVRSPSGQYLLYSTGEGLQLRTSTDRTAFGRSGNAFTTKPSWWKNYSSASDPWAPDISYRNGKYLMYYAVSSFGSNTSAIGLAASATGQAGSWSDYGIVYTSNSSSDFNAIDPNLFVDDDGKWWLSFGSWWTGIKMIRVDPSTGKQYAGDTTRRSLASRPTGTKAVEAPSIVKRNGYYYLFASYDTCCAGTSSTYKIKVGRATSVTGPYKDRNGVSMLSNGGTPVMESHGRYIGPGGQSVLADSDGDLLVYHYYDGQDNGTPKLGVNLLNWSSGWPVAY; from the coding sequence GTGAGCCGCACTCTGAGGAGAACCCTCGCCGTGCTCCCCGCCGCGTTCCTGCTGGCCCTGGTGCCGGGCAGCGCGTCCGCGTACCCCAACCCGGGCGTGGTCAACGGTGACATCGTCGTCCACGACCCCAGCATGGTCCGCAGTCCGTCGGGCCAGTACCTGCTCTACTCGACCGGTGAGGGGCTCCAGCTCCGCACCTCCACCGACCGCACCGCCTTCGGCCGCTCCGGGAACGCCTTCACCACCAAGCCCAGCTGGTGGAAGAACTACTCCTCGGCATCCGATCCCTGGGCCCCCGACATCTCCTACCGCAACGGCAAGTACCTCATGTACTACGCCGTTTCGTCATTCGGCTCGAACACCTCGGCCATCGGTCTGGCGGCCTCCGCCACAGGCCAGGCCGGCAGCTGGAGCGACTACGGGATCGTCTACACGTCGAACTCGTCGAGCGACTTCAACGCCATCGACCCCAACCTGTTCGTGGACGACGACGGCAAGTGGTGGCTGTCCTTCGGCTCCTGGTGGACCGGGATCAAGATGATCCGCGTCGATCCGTCGACCGGCAAGCAGTACGCCGGGGACACCACCCGCCGTTCGCTCGCCTCACGGCCCACGGGGACCAAGGCGGTCGAGGCACCCTCCATCGTGAAGCGCAACGGCTACTACTACCTGTTCGCCTCGTACGACACCTGCTGCGCCGGCACCAGCTCGACGTACAAGATCAAGGTGGGCCGGGCGACCAGCGTCACCGGACCGTACAAGGACCGCAACGGCGTCAGCATGCTCAGCAACGGCGGTACGCCCGTCATGGAGTCGCACGGCCGCTACATCGGGCCCGGCGGCCAGTCCGTCCTGGCGGACTCCGACGGTGACCTGCTCGTCTACCACTACTACGACGGCCAGGACAACGGCACCCCGAAGCTCGGCGTCAACCTTCTGAACTGGAGCAGCGGATGGCCCGTCGCCTACTGA
- a CDS encoding GNAT family N-acetyltransferase: protein MTDHREVAIARWPGRTPPVEDGLAALLAAYHLRTEVEKGQQVASVDGLPDRYRAEITDPRTAFAGDVVLVALLGDSAAGCLVLTSPANGPSEIKRLWTDPEFRGRGIASALLGAALAHAKENGVDTVRLSVWEWRTGAIALYERLGFTVTESWDAREQLVCMQRAA from the coding sequence ATGACTGATCACCGCGAGGTCGCTATCGCCCGCTGGCCAGGCCGGACTCCTCCGGTCGAGGACGGCCTGGCCGCCTTGCTGGCGGCCTACCATCTGCGGACCGAGGTCGAGAAGGGGCAACAGGTTGCCTCGGTGGACGGGTTGCCGGATCGCTATCGAGCAGAGATCACCGACCCTCGGACCGCGTTCGCCGGTGATGTCGTGCTGGTGGCTCTCCTGGGGGACTCCGCTGCGGGTTGCCTGGTTCTGACCTCCCCGGCCAACGGTCCGTCGGAGATCAAGAGGCTCTGGACCGACCCTGAATTCCGTGGCCGGGGGATTGCGTCCGCCTTGCTCGGCGCCGCGCTCGCCCATGCCAAGGAGAACGGCGTGGACACCGTCCGGCTCTCGGTGTGGGAATGGCGGACCGGGGCCATCGCGCTGTACGAACGACTCGGCTTCACCGTCACCGAGTCATGGGACGCGCGGGAGCAACTGGTCTGCATGCAGCGCGCTGCATGA
- a CDS encoding ATP-grasp domain-containing protein yields the protein MADLLALAPHRSTTATLLAGAARERGMDVTVLPRDGLPDRPPSGTRAHYYGGPLFAASAVGSLGIALLEPADGWLDALPYAFTGRRIRCVPLSEARRAPGPLFVKPPTDKSFPAAVYADGDALRVPAGSRADPLVQVSEVVTWVKEFRLHLLDGEIRTGSQYAGFGRLDVAPLAGHADEPAVRAFAGRLVGACADSLPSGVVLDVGLMRNGDGAGEGQWAVVEANMAWFSNVYAADPARALDVVLRSAGPGAGVSARDALFLRA from the coding sequence ATGGCTGATCTCCTCGCCCTCGCCCCGCACCGTTCCACCACTGCCACTCTGCTGGCCGGTGCCGCTCGCGAGCGCGGCATGGACGTGACCGTCCTGCCGCGCGACGGACTCCCGGACCGGCCGCCGTCGGGCACCCGGGCGCACTACTACGGCGGCCCGCTCTTCGCCGCCTCGGCGGTGGGCAGCCTCGGGATCGCTCTCCTCGAACCGGCCGACGGCTGGCTCGACGCCCTGCCGTACGCGTTCACGGGCCGCCGCATCCGGTGCGTACCGCTCAGCGAGGCCCGCCGGGCACCGGGCCCGCTCTTCGTGAAGCCGCCCACCGACAAGAGCTTCCCCGCCGCCGTGTACGCGGACGGCGACGCGCTGCGGGTCCCCGCGGGCTCCCGTGCGGACCCCCTCGTCCAGGTCAGCGAAGTGGTCACCTGGGTGAAGGAGTTCCGGCTCCATCTGCTGGACGGGGAGATACGCACCGGCTCCCAGTACGCCGGCTTCGGGCGGCTGGACGTGGCGCCGCTGGCGGGCCACGCGGACGAGCCCGCGGTGCGCGCGTTCGCCGGACGCCTCGTCGGGGCGTGCGCGGACTCCCTGCCCAGCGGTGTGGTGCTCGACGTCGGACTGATGCGCAATGGCGACGGCGCGGGGGAGGGACAGTGGGCGGTGGTGGAGGCCAACATGGCCTGGTTCAGCAACGTGTACGCCGCCGACCCCGCCCGCGCCCTCGACGTGGTGCTGCGCTCGGCGGGTCCCGGGGCCGGTGTCAGTGCGCGGGACGCGCTCTTCCTGCGGGCGTGA
- a CDS encoding LacI family DNA-binding transcriptional regulator encodes MVTLAEVAQHAGVSASTVSYVLSGKRSISASTRERVEHSIQQLGYHPNAGARALASSRSNIIALMVPLRTDMYVPVMMEIAIAVATSARTHGYDVLLLTGEEGPAAVRRIAGSSLADAMILMDVELHDERLPLLRDSGRTAVLIGLPADTSGLTCVDLDFEATGALCVDHLAGLGHREVAVIGEAAAVYERHTGFAERTVDGIRAKAQEAGVRILHRPCEGGFAAMAGTLGRIFDERPGTTGFIVQNEAAVEPLLNLLQQQGRAVPEDVSVVAICPEQVATQASVRLTSVAIPAQEMGRRAVEQVVAKLAGRGTDEVDLLEPVLTVRASTGPAPA; translated from the coding sequence ATGGTCACGCTTGCCGAGGTCGCCCAGCACGCCGGAGTCTCCGCGAGCACGGTGAGCTACGTTCTCAGTGGCAAGCGGTCGATCTCGGCATCGACCCGGGAACGGGTGGAGCACAGCATCCAGCAGCTGGGCTACCACCCCAACGCCGGGGCCCGTGCCCTGGCCAGCAGCAGGTCGAACATCATCGCGCTCATGGTGCCGCTGCGTACGGACATGTACGTGCCGGTGATGATGGAGATCGCCATCGCCGTCGCCACCAGCGCCCGTACGCACGGCTACGACGTCCTGCTGCTCACAGGCGAGGAGGGGCCGGCGGCCGTCCGGCGGATCGCGGGGAGTTCGCTGGCGGACGCGATGATCCTGATGGACGTCGAGCTGCACGACGAACGGCTGCCGCTGCTCCGCGATTCGGGCCGGACCGCCGTCCTCATCGGCCTGCCCGCCGACACCTCCGGGCTGACCTGTGTGGACCTCGACTTCGAGGCCACCGGTGCGCTCTGCGTGGACCACCTCGCCGGCCTCGGGCACCGTGAGGTGGCGGTGATCGGCGAGGCGGCCGCCGTCTACGAGCGGCACACCGGCTTCGCCGAACGGACCGTGGACGGCATACGGGCCAAGGCGCAGGAGGCCGGGGTGCGCATCCTGCACCGCCCCTGCGAGGGCGGATTCGCGGCCATGGCCGGCACGCTGGGCCGGATCTTCGACGAACGGCCGGGCACCACCGGGTTCATCGTCCAGAACGAGGCGGCCGTCGAGCCTCTGCTCAACCTCCTCCAGCAGCAGGGGCGTGCTGTGCCGGAGGACGTGTCCGTCGTCGCCATCTGCCCCGAACAAGTTGCGACGCAGGCCTCGGTGCGCCTCACCTCCGTTGCCATTCCGGCCCAGGAGATGGGGCGCCGGGCGGTGGAACAGGTGGTCGCGAAGCTCGCCGGCCGGGGTACGGACGAAGTGGACCTGCTCGAACCGGTTCTGACCGTGCGTGCGAGCACTGGACCGGCTCCGGCCTGA